One window from the genome of Streptomyces sp. NBC_00708 encodes:
- a CDS encoding LuxR C-terminal-related transcriptional regulator produces the protein MVLFRRAEELSLLEKLIEGCGEGNSGLLLIEGAVGCGKSEFLETVAVHSEKRGALVLRGMATADERRHPLGVLRQLTADAPPGALPPLPPSPAEAGRVGAMRQFASALRELSATAPVVVCVDDLHHVDELSGRYLLHLARGTREAKVLLALTESVHEHGDDPLLRTELLRLPHFSRLRLERFTPDAVRAMLPDRPEAETARLHRAGGGNPLLLRALLQDPGTRPGEAYAQAVLACLHRCGPATPALTEAIAVLDPLATAPLAARLAGTTEPAAARALAALEDAGLLTRGRGLCHPAARAAVLDRMEPEARRALHREAALLARAAGAPDTVVAAQLLAARHTGEDWALPVLRAAADQHAADASLDRATALLALAREACADEARRAELSVRLAVVTGRTDPAGAERHLAGPLADLAAGRLDARALGPLARVLAAQGRIDESAEVLERLAAGEGRHPGAERRHGEIPGDDPLDGLSAFPQWGAAGRRCAGAPGPHPGRAVRGAVHPAALWALPAEPDEGAAAQAAELFLRGATLAEGMVEPAVQAVRTLLFLDGAERAVPWCETFAGQAAERGATGWQAVFAGLLAEARLRLGDLTGAAATAEDALRVVPARGGGVQLCGLMATLVRARTAMGQPEAAAAVLSRPVPERLTGSVHGLAYLRARGHYALATSRYHAALGDFLDIGRHMKRWGLDRPRVLPWRADAAEALLRLGETQQADRFLADQLTTRDAGDPWVRGMTLRLRASLREPKERQAMLTKAVDDLHRSGDSYELARAMSDFGQVLRVLGEPARAAMVNRRAWHVAKECGAQALCVRILPGHTGEAPQAASETEAPHADLVASLSESEKRVALLAVHGHTNREIAQKLYITVSTVEQHLTRVYRKLEIPGRQALPVDFHLGVAEFI, from the coding sequence ATGGTGTTGTTCCGTCGCGCCGAAGAACTGTCTCTTCTGGAAAAGCTGATCGAAGGCTGCGGGGAGGGGAATTCCGGACTGCTCCTCATCGAAGGAGCGGTCGGCTGTGGGAAAAGCGAATTCCTGGAGACCGTTGCCGTACATTCCGAGAAACGCGGGGCCCTGGTGCTGCGCGGAATGGCCACCGCCGATGAGCGGCGCCATCCCCTGGGAGTACTGCGCCAGCTCACCGCGGACGCCCCGCCCGGCGCGCTCCCGCCCCTGCCCCCGTCGCCCGCCGAGGCCGGCCGGGTCGGGGCCATGCGGCAGTTCGCCTCCGCCCTGCGCGAGCTGAGCGCCACCGCGCCCGTGGTCGTCTGCGTGGACGACCTGCACCACGTCGACGAGCTGTCCGGCCGCTATCTGCTCCACCTCGCACGCGGCACCCGCGAGGCCAAGGTGCTCCTCGCCCTCACCGAGTCCGTCCACGAGCACGGCGACGACCCGCTGCTGCGCACCGAACTGCTGCGGCTGCCCCACTTCTCGCGCCTGCGCCTCGAACGCTTCACGCCCGACGCGGTCCGGGCCATGCTCCCCGACCGCCCCGAGGCCGAGACCGCCCGGCTGCACCGGGCCGGCGGCGGCAACCCGCTGCTGCTGCGCGCCCTGCTCCAGGACCCCGGCACCCGCCCCGGCGAGGCCTACGCCCAGGCCGTCCTGGCCTGCCTGCACCGCTGCGGACCCGCCACCCCCGCGCTGACCGAGGCCATCGCCGTACTCGACCCGCTGGCGACCGCCCCGCTCGCCGCCCGCCTCGCCGGCACCACCGAACCCGCCGCCGCCCGCGCGCTCGCCGCCCTGGAGGACGCGGGGCTGCTGACCCGGGGGCGCGGGCTGTGCCACCCGGCCGCGCGGGCCGCCGTGCTCGACCGGATGGAGCCGGAGGCCCGCCGCGCCCTGCACCGGGAGGCCGCCCTGCTGGCCCGCGCCGCGGGCGCCCCCGACACCGTGGTCGCCGCCCAGCTCCTGGCCGCCCGGCACACCGGCGAGGACTGGGCGCTGCCCGTGCTGCGCGCCGCCGCCGACCAGCACGCGGCCGACGCCTCGCTCGACCGGGCGACCGCGCTGCTGGCGCTCGCCCGTGAGGCGTGCGCGGACGAGGCCCGCCGCGCCGAGCTGAGCGTGCGGCTCGCCGTGGTCACCGGGCGCACCGACCCGGCCGGCGCCGAACGCCATCTCGCCGGACCCCTGGCCGACCTCGCCGCCGGACGGCTGGACGCGCGCGCCCTCGGCCCGCTCGCCCGGGTGCTGGCCGCGCAGGGCCGCATCGACGAGTCGGCGGAGGTGCTGGAACGGCTCGCCGCCGGTGAGGGCAGGCACCCCGGCGCCGAGCGCAGGCACGGGGAGATCCCGGGCGACGACCCGCTCGACGGGCTCTCGGCGTTCCCGCAGTGGGGGGCCGCCGGACGCCGCTGCGCGGGCGCGCCCGGACCGCACCCCGGCCGCGCGGTCCGGGGCGCCGTCCACCCGGCCGCCCTGTGGGCGCTGCCGGCCGAACCGGACGAGGGGGCCGCCGCGCAGGCCGCCGAACTCTTCCTGCGCGGCGCCACGTTGGCCGAGGGCATGGTCGAGCCCGCCGTCCAGGCCGTGCGCACCCTGCTCTTCCTGGACGGGGCCGAGCGGGCGGTGCCGTGGTGCGAGACGTTCGCCGGGCAGGCGGCGGAGCGCGGCGCGACCGGCTGGCAGGCCGTCTTCGCCGGGCTGCTGGCCGAGGCCCGGCTGCGCCTGGGCGACCTGACCGGCGCCGCCGCCACGGCCGAGGACGCCCTGCGCGTGGTGCCCGCCCGGGGCGGCGGCGTCCAGCTGTGCGGGCTGATGGCGACGCTGGTGCGGGCCCGGACCGCCATGGGGCAGCCCGAGGCGGCGGCCGCCGTGCTCAGCAGGCCCGTCCCCGAGCGGCTGACCGGCAGCGTCCACGGCCTGGCCTACCTGCGGGCCCGGGGCCACTACGCGCTGGCGACGAGCCGGTACCACGCGGCGCTCGGCGACTTCCTGGACATCGGGCGTCACATGAAGCGCTGGGGTCTGGACCGGCCGAGGGTCCTGCCGTGGCGGGCCGACGCGGCGGAGGCGCTGCTCCGGCTCGGCGAGACCCAGCAGGCCGACCGCTTCCTGGCCGACCAGCTGACCACCCGGGACGCGGGCGACCCCTGGGTGCGCGGGATGACGCTGCGGCTGCGGGCCTCGCTGCGGGAGCCCAAGGAGCGGCAGGCGATGCTCACCAAGGCCGTGGACGATCTGCACCGCTCCGGTGACAGCTACGAACTGGCCCGCGCCATGAGCGACTTCGGCCAGGTGCTCCGCGTCCTCGGCGAGCCCGCCCGCGCCGCCATGGTCAACCGCCGGGCCTGGCACGTGGCGAAGGAATGCGGGGCCCAGGCCCTGTGCGTGAGGATCCTGCCCGGCCACACCGGCGAGGCCCCGCAGGCCGCGTCGGAGACCGAGGCCCCGCACGCCGACCTGGTGGCGAGCCTCAGCGAGTCGGAGAAGCGGGTCGCCCTGCTGGCCGTGCACGGCCACACCAACCGGGAGATCGCGCAGAAGCTGTACATCACCGTGAGCACCGTGGAGCAGCACCTGACCCGCGTCTACCGCAAGCTGGAGATCCCCGGCCGCCAGGCGCTCCCCGTCGACTTCCACCTGGGGGTCGCCGAGTTCATCTGA
- a CDS encoding winged helix-turn-helix domain-containing protein: MGAVRFGILGPLEVSGGAPAAAKLRGVLGTLLVRANEVVSVDSLIDELWPDSPPRTAATTLQVYVSHLRKALRTADPRHDGETLLTRRPGYLARVTPDELDSTAFLDLSRRGHLALHDGDFAAAAGLQRSALALWRGPLLSDIPHGPLLEGAAVRMDEARTTALDERVRAELHLGMHRELVPELHELAAEYPLREEFHAHLMVALYRCGRQAEALRVFTLLRQTLVDELGIEPGPSSRRLQRLILAGDPDLARPGPDGRPVAGRAGGGAGAALPAPDPSFVGRTEELAALDRLLRTASGGDVVAVTGMPGAGKTALAVEAAHRAADAFPGGLRLLDPRGGGGPPHPAPARATLLIVDGVVSEAEVRPLLPLGYTLLLTARRVPAGLPGLRTVLLGPWRPAETRQLARLFEGHGADHRPTAEETGEIAGLCGRLPLAVRAAAAQLAARPHWTPATLVARLRAEDGRLDALRTGDMDVRARLLTAYEDCGGGRRRQFRLLSLLPPGPFDAARAAAALGTGEARALAALEGLADDRLVEADRDAWQLPELLRLLAAERLAAEEDPQTVRAAVRRVCLAYLPGAAGPRRAADPDAPALARLARSAYDAGLWEPAVRLTDGLAGCARPDAEAEEACYALALDAARRCADRPAEARMLRLLAELAWRYRRSGRARELFARALETARECGAEEEAGHALVGLAELLLDGGAVEDAAELLEPALAALTAPGHPRGRYEAARARALVALARDGPEAARVWFAECLALADALDDPRLRMYARRSLRALDAGAPESGFGAVEIRPGLWRIHQGGPFAGASRSVGEPCR; this comes from the coding sequence ATGGGCGCGGTGCGTTTCGGCATCCTGGGACCCCTGGAGGTCAGCGGCGGTGCGCCGGCGGCCGCCAAGCTGCGGGGTGTCCTCGGGACGCTGCTGGTCCGCGCGAACGAGGTCGTGTCGGTGGACAGCCTCATCGACGAGCTGTGGCCCGACTCCCCGCCGCGCACCGCCGCCACCACCCTCCAGGTGTACGTGTCCCACCTGCGCAAGGCCCTGCGCACCGCCGACCCGCGCCACGACGGCGAGACGCTGCTCACCCGCCGCCCCGGCTACCTGGCGCGGGTCACCCCCGACGAGCTCGACAGCACGGCCTTCCTCGACCTGTCCCGGCGCGGCCACCTGGCCCTGCACGACGGCGACTTCGCCGCGGCGGCCGGCCTCCAGCGCAGCGCCCTCGCCCTGTGGCGGGGGCCACTGCTCTCGGACATCCCGCACGGGCCGCTCCTGGAGGGCGCCGCCGTCCGCATGGACGAGGCCCGCACCACGGCGCTCGACGAGCGGGTCCGGGCCGAGCTGCACCTCGGCATGCACCGCGAACTCGTCCCCGAACTGCACGAGCTGGCGGCGGAGTACCCGCTGCGCGAGGAGTTCCACGCGCATCTGATGGTGGCGCTCTACCGGTGCGGGCGGCAGGCCGAGGCGCTGCGCGTGTTCACGCTGCTGCGGCAGACCCTGGTGGACGAGCTGGGCATCGAACCGGGTCCGAGCTCCCGCCGGCTCCAGCGGCTCATCCTGGCGGGCGATCCGGACCTGGCCCGCCCCGGACCGGACGGGCGCCCGGTGGCCGGCCGGGCGGGCGGTGGCGCCGGCGCCGCGCTGCCCGCCCCCGACCCGTCGTTCGTGGGCCGTACGGAGGAACTTGCCGCGCTCGACCGCCTGTTGCGTACGGCCTCCGGCGGCGATGTCGTCGCCGTGACGGGGATGCCCGGCGCCGGGAAGACGGCCCTGGCCGTCGAGGCCGCGCACCGGGCCGCCGACGCGTTCCCCGGCGGACTGCGCCTGCTGGACCCGCGCGGCGGCGGAGGTCCACCGCACCCCGCCCCCGCGCGCGCAACCCTGCTGATCGTGGACGGTGTGGTCTCCGAGGCCGAGGTACGGCCGCTGCTGCCGCTCGGCTACACCCTGCTGCTCACCGCACGCCGGGTGCCGGCCGGGCTGCCGGGGCTGCGGACCGTGCTCCTCGGGCCCTGGCGCCCGGCGGAGACCCGGCAACTGGCGCGGCTGTTCGAAGGCCACGGTGCGGACCACCGGCCGACCGCCGAGGAGACCGGAGAGATCGCCGGCCTGTGCGGGCGGCTGCCGCTCGCCGTGCGGGCCGCCGCCGCCCAGCTCGCGGCCCGGCCGCACTGGACACCCGCCACCCTCGTCGCCCGGCTGCGCGCGGAGGACGGCCGGCTCGACGCGCTGCGCACCGGTGACATGGACGTACGGGCCCGGCTGCTGACCGCGTACGAGGACTGCGGCGGCGGGCGGCGCCGGCAGTTCCGGCTGCTGTCCCTGCTGCCGCCGGGCCCCTTCGACGCCGCGCGGGCCGCCGCCGCCCTGGGCACCGGCGAGGCACGGGCGCTCGCCGCGCTCGAAGGGCTGGCCGACGACCGGCTGGTGGAGGCGGACCGGGACGCGTGGCAGCTGCCCGAGCTGCTGCGGCTCCTCGCCGCCGAACGGCTGGCCGCCGAGGAGGACCCGCAGACCGTACGGGCCGCCGTCCGGCGCGTGTGCCTGGCGTACCTGCCGGGCGCGGCGGGGCCCCGGCGCGCGGCGGACCCGGACGCTCCGGCGCTCGCCCGGCTGGCCCGGTCCGCGTACGACGCCGGGCTGTGGGAGCCGGCCGTACGGCTGACGGACGGCCTCGCCGGGTGCGCGCGGCCCGACGCGGAGGCCGAGGAGGCGTGCTACGCCCTGGCCCTGGACGCCGCGCGGCGCTGCGCGGACCGCCCGGCCGAGGCGCGGATGCTGCGGCTGCTCGCCGAGCTCGCCTGGCGCTACCGGCGTTCCGGGCGCGCCCGGGAGCTGTTCGCGCGGGCGCTGGAGACCGCCCGGGAGTGCGGCGCCGAGGAGGAGGCGGGGCACGCACTCGTCGGACTGGCCGAACTCCTGCTGGACGGCGGGGCGGTCGAGGACGCGGCAGAACTGCTGGAACCGGCCCTCGCCGCGCTGACCGCCCCCGGTCACCCCCGGGGCCGTTACGAGGCGGCGCGGGCGCGGGCCCTGGTGGCGCTGGCCCGGGACGGCCCGGAGGCGGCCCGGGTCTGGTTCGCCGAATGCCTGGCGCTGGCGGACGCGCTGGACGACCCCCGGCTGCGGATGTACGCCCGGCGCTCGCTGCGGGCGCTGGACGCGGGTGCGCCGGAGTCGGGCTTCGGTGCCGTGGAGATACGGCCGGGGCTCTGGAGGATTCATCAGGGCGGCCCGTTCGCCGGGGCGTCCCGTTCGGTGGGGGAACCATGTCGGTAG
- a CDS encoding AMP-binding protein, with protein sequence MTRGTGTAERRLLELTAPDDVVRRFRAAGWWREETFLDDLRRTAAGAPQRPAIVAERMLRPEGERRVTVTYGQLALYVERFAAALASLGVAPGDPVAYQLPNWWETAALTLACWRAGAVAVPVLPTVRAHGLRHILDGTRARVCVVPDAWEGFPHAEALADLAPGLPWLRHRVVVGDAAATGAVDFAAYFVRTPHERTAAGRRLAPLPGRADRPALLISVMGLRDAYTSVVHSPDTLYANVSAQHHPEGPGRRPGEVFLSTLPLTSLASLIYTVCWPLAVGGTGVWQDVWDPGRCLDLMAYAGVDQVYAEPAYFAELLTTQRQRPRSLERLRLVLSGGRTSTPEPLAAELREVFGVPVLSAWGAPELGMGALSADGEARLLRGLEVPAGDGPGPVPLRVRGPSVALATWRHGEAVPVSTWEDGDGWLDTGDVATTDAGGGIRVRSRAGTRTGAIFMVPVAEVEESLLTHPRVGEAAVVAYTDPEHGELPCAVVVPVAWDRPPGPAELREHLTARGVAEAFLPTRLEIVGALPRDEHGRLRRGALRTWLLRGRPGSPRPAPE encoded by the coding sequence ATGACCCGGGGCACCGGCACGGCGGAGCGCCGCCTCCTGGAGCTGACCGCGCCCGACGACGTCGTCCGGCGGTTCCGGGCGGCCGGATGGTGGCGGGAGGAGACCTTCCTCGACGACCTGCGCCGCACGGCGGCCGGTGCGCCGCAGCGGCCCGCGATCGTCGCGGAGCGGATGCTGCGGCCGGAGGGCGAACGCCGGGTCACCGTCACCTACGGCCAGCTCGCGCTGTACGTCGAACGGTTCGCGGCGGCCCTGGCCTCGCTCGGGGTGGCGCCGGGCGACCCGGTCGCCTACCAGCTGCCCAACTGGTGGGAGACGGCCGCCCTCACCCTCGCCTGCTGGCGGGCCGGGGCGGTCGCGGTGCCCGTACTGCCGACCGTACGGGCCCATGGGCTGCGGCACATCCTGGACGGCACCCGGGCCAGGGTCTGCGTGGTCCCGGACGCCTGGGAGGGATTCCCGCACGCCGAGGCGCTGGCCGATCTCGCGCCGGGGCTGCCCTGGCTGCGGCACCGCGTGGTGGTGGGGGACGCGGCGGCGACCGGGGCCGTCGACTTCGCCGCGTACTTCGTGCGCACCCCGCACGAGAGGACCGCGGCGGGCCGCCGCCTCGCGCCGCTGCCGGGGCGCGCCGACCGGCCGGCGCTGCTGATCAGCGTGATGGGGCTGCGCGACGCGTACACCTCCGTGGTGCACTCCCCCGACACCCTGTACGCCAACGTCTCGGCCCAGCACCACCCCGAGGGCCCGGGGCGGCGGCCCGGCGAGGTCTTCCTGTCCACCCTGCCGCTGACCTCGCTGGCCTCGCTCATCTACACCGTGTGCTGGCCGCTCGCGGTCGGCGGCACGGGCGTCTGGCAGGACGTGTGGGACCCGGGCCGGTGCCTGGACCTGATGGCGTACGCGGGGGTCGACCAGGTGTACGCGGAGCCCGCGTACTTCGCGGAGCTGCTGACCACCCAGCGGCAGCGGCCCCGGAGCCTGGAGCGGCTGCGGCTCGTCCTGTCCGGCGGGCGCACCAGCACCCCGGAGCCGCTGGCGGCGGAGCTGCGGGAGGTGTTCGGGGTGCCGGTGCTGTCCGCGTGGGGGGCGCCGGAGCTGGGCATGGGCGCGCTGTCGGCGGACGGCGAGGCACGGCTGCTGCGGGGCCTCGAAGTGCCGGCCGGGGACGGCCCGGGGCCCGTCCCGCTCCGGGTGCGCGGTCCCTCGGTGGCCCTGGCGACCTGGCGGCACGGCGAGGCGGTGCCCGTCTCGACGTGGGAGGACGGGGACGGCTGGCTGGACACGGGGGACGTCGCGACCACGGACGCCGGCGGCGGCATCCGGGTACGGTCCCGCGCCGGCACCCGGACCGGGGCGATCTTCATGGTGCCGGTCGCGGAGGTGGAGGAGTCCCTGCTGACCCATCCCCGGGTGGGAGAGGCGGCCGTCGTCGCCTACACCGACCCGGAGCACGGGGAGCTGCCGTGCGCGGTGGTGGTCCCGGTCGCGTGGGACCGGCCGCCCGGCCCGGCCGAACTGCGCGAACACCTCACCGCGCGGGGCGTCGCCGAGGCGTTCCTGCCCACGCGCCTGGAGATCGTGGGCGCCCTGCCCCGCGACGAGCACGGCCGCCTGCGCCGGGGCGCGCTGCGCACGTGGCTGCTCCGGGGGCGGCCGGGGAGCCCGAGGCCGGCACCGGAGTAG
- a CDS encoding LuxR C-terminal-related transcriptional regulator yields the protein MSVALGPATEPVGRERESAALRERLLSPGVRLVTLTGRAGVGKTRLAREAVRDLGEAFARVESVDAAVPGALSAAVTAWREGAADGRPAGGHERVLLLLDGCDHEAREPAAQAAVALAADPGVVVLATAVEPLGVYGEQLLPLGPLPVPGEGDGEDPHAVASVALFVRRARDADPSFALTLENGAAVAEICTLLGGLPLALELAALRLRLLPPHLLAARLRGRTTVLAGGPVNAPARHRSLTALAEWSCHGLDPAALALLGRLAVYEPGFGLAAAGLAEEEGLEPLMDRGLLTVVGEERGELRFAVPEPVRSHARTGAAEEAAKTAADAHAERYRRLVAGALPGLAGTGQDRLLREAAAESPNVLAALRHLHERGDGEAAAAMVLGCHLPWLAQGRLREGLEWCDAVADAGPLPEAPRARLADLSGVFALALGDPQEAVRRHRRALALGKSVGDRRQNALASLRLGTALLRSGDAAAAHSVLVTAHSALSTMGVTGGTAEAAVALAAALHAEGDRRKARDMLVRAEETFRRSRDGRGLAGALRALAALDLEGDEPEPAETALREALRLYEAIDERTELPGLLEEFALLVLRSQPAQRPRAVRLLAAADVLRQRTGAEVPQEWRSQAERARTELGARLDWPDFATAWAEGVRMSAPTAVAEALSSPAPSRRTVAGAAAEAQSLTPRQAQVALLVAEGLTNRHIAARLDISEWTVVNHVRQVMRRLGCTSRVQVAGAVGRWG from the coding sequence ATGTCGGTAGCGCTCGGCCCGGCCACGGAACCGGTCGGCAGGGAACGGGAGTCGGCCGCCCTGCGGGAGCGCCTGCTCTCGCCCGGTGTGCGGCTGGTGACGCTGACCGGGCGGGCCGGGGTCGGCAAGACCCGCCTCGCCCGGGAGGCCGTACGGGACCTCGGCGAGGCGTTCGCCCGCGTGGAGAGCGTGGACGCGGCGGTGCCGGGCGCGCTGTCGGCGGCGGTGACGGCGTGGCGCGAGGGAGCGGCGGACGGCCGGCCCGCGGGCGGCCACGAGCGGGTTCTGCTGCTGCTCGACGGCTGCGACCACGAGGCCCGGGAGCCCGCGGCGCAGGCCGCCGTGGCACTGGCGGCCGACCCGGGCGTGGTGGTCCTGGCCACCGCCGTGGAACCGCTCGGGGTCTACGGGGAACAGCTGCTGCCCCTCGGACCGCTGCCCGTGCCCGGCGAGGGCGACGGCGAGGACCCGCACGCCGTGGCGTCGGTGGCCCTGTTCGTACGCCGGGCCCGCGACGCCGACCCGTCGTTCGCGCTGACCCTGGAGAACGGCGCGGCCGTGGCCGAGATCTGCACCCTGCTCGGCGGGCTGCCCCTCGCCCTCGAACTAGCCGCCCTGCGCCTGCGGTTGCTGCCCCCGCACCTGCTGGCGGCCCGGCTGCGCGGGCGTACGACCGTCCTCGCGGGCGGACCCGTGAACGCGCCCGCCCGGCACCGCTCGCTCACCGCGCTCGCCGAGTGGAGCTGCCACGGACTGGACCCGGCGGCCCTCGCGCTGCTGGGGCGGCTCGCGGTGTACGAACCGGGCTTCGGGCTCGCCGCCGCCGGGCTCGCCGAGGAGGAGGGCCTGGAACCGCTGATGGACCGGGGGCTGCTCACCGTCGTCGGCGAGGAGCGGGGCGAACTGCGGTTCGCGGTACCCGAACCCGTACGGTCCCATGCGCGTACCGGGGCGGCGGAGGAAGCGGCGAAGACGGCGGCGGACGCGCACGCCGAGCGCTACCGGCGGCTGGTGGCCGGAGCGCTGCCGGGGCTCGCCGGCACCGGCCAGGACCGGCTGCTGCGGGAGGCGGCGGCCGAGAGCCCCAACGTGCTCGCGGCCCTGCGGCATCTGCACGAGCGGGGCGACGGCGAGGCCGCGGCGGCGATGGTGCTCGGCTGCCATCTGCCGTGGCTGGCGCAGGGGCGGCTGCGGGAGGGGCTGGAGTGGTGCGACGCGGTCGCCGACGCGGGGCCGCTCCCCGAGGCACCGCGCGCCCGGCTCGCCGATCTGTCCGGGGTGTTCGCGCTGGCCCTGGGCGACCCGCAGGAGGCCGTACGCCGTCACCGGCGGGCCCTCGCCCTGGGCAAGAGCGTCGGCGACCGGCGGCAGAACGCCCTCGCCTCCCTCCGGCTCGGCACTGCCCTGCTCAGGTCCGGTGACGCGGCGGCGGCCCACAGCGTGCTGGTCACCGCGCACAGCGCGCTGTCCACGATGGGCGTCACCGGGGGCACCGCCGAGGCCGCCGTCGCGCTCGCCGCCGCCCTGCACGCCGAGGGCGACCGGCGCAAGGCGCGGGACATGCTGGTCAGGGCCGAGGAGACGTTCCGCCGCAGCCGTGACGGACGCGGGCTCGCCGGTGCGCTGCGGGCGCTGGCCGCGCTGGACCTGGAGGGCGACGAGCCGGAACCGGCCGAGACCGCGCTCAGGGAGGCGCTGCGGCTGTACGAGGCGATCGACGAGCGCACGGAACTCCCTGGCTTGCTGGAGGAGTTCGCGCTGCTGGTGCTCCGGTCGCAGCCCGCGCAGCGCCCGCGCGCGGTCCGGCTGCTCGCGGCGGCCGACGTGCTGCGGCAGCGGACCGGCGCCGAGGTCCCGCAGGAGTGGCGCTCGCAGGCCGAGCGGGCCCGTACAGAACTGGGTGCCCGGCTCGACTGGCCCGACTTCGCGACCGCCTGGGCGGAGGGCGTCCGGATGTCCGCCCCCACAGCGGTGGCCGAGGCACTGTCCTCGCCGGCGCCGTCGCGCCGCACGGTCGCCGGGGCGGCGGCCGAGGCGCAGTCGCTCACCCCGCGCCAGGCCCAGGTCGCGCTCCTGGTCGCGGAGGGGCTGACCAACCGGCACATCGCGGCCCGGCTCGACATCTCCGAGTGGACCGTCGTCAACCACGTCCGCCAGGTGATGCGGCGGCTCGGGTGCACCTCGCGGGTGCAGGTGGCCGGGGCGGTGGGGCGGTGGGGATGA
- a CDS encoding polyprenyl synthetase family protein, translated as MTTTPTHGRAGSAASPGQLRDALLDRVEERLARLLADETRSRRTADPRSAVLVAGVAELVQAGAERAHPVICLTGYLAAGGDPAGEDVVSACAALELLDTCLMIRDDVRRNATLRRGIPTLHISHAAEHERNGWRGESRRFGEDTAVLAGDLATAYGDRLAARLPLPAWELWDGLRTERAIGAHAEAAAATEYLDDAWPGQCLDGCGDGCGAGWYGLRHALLIGAALAGRDDLREPYEEYARALHAAWRIRGFLRGGPGFDGDAQFLRDIFFDAQAREKAEETIAGLLDRADEVASKTPVPPRWRTELSAFARRVAGCE; from the coding sequence ATGACCACCACACCGACGCACGGGCGGGCGGGGAGCGCGGCGAGCCCCGGACAGCTGCGCGACGCGCTGCTCGACCGGGTCGAGGAGCGGCTGGCCCGCCTCCTCGCCGACGAGACCCGGAGCCGCCGTACGGCCGATCCACGCAGCGCGGTCCTGGTGGCGGGGGTGGCCGAGCTGGTCCAGGCCGGGGCGGAGCGGGCCCATCCGGTCATCTGCCTCACCGGCTACCTCGCGGCCGGCGGCGATCCGGCCGGCGAGGACGTGGTGTCCGCCTGCGCCGCGCTCGAACTCCTCGACACCTGCCTGATGATCCGGGACGACGTGCGCAGGAACGCGACCCTGCGCCGGGGCATCCCCACCCTGCACATCAGCCACGCCGCCGAGCACGAGCGCAACGGCTGGCGCGGCGAGTCCCGCCGCTTCGGCGAGGACACCGCCGTCCTCGCGGGCGACCTCGCGACGGCGTACGGGGACCGCCTCGCGGCCCGGCTGCCGCTGCCGGCCTGGGAGTTGTGGGACGGCCTGCGCACGGAGCGCGCCATCGGCGCGCACGCGGAGGCCGCCGCGGCGACGGAGTACCTCGACGACGCGTGGCCGGGCCAGTGCCTCGACGGCTGCGGTGACGGCTGCGGAGCCGGCTGGTACGGGCTGCGCCACGCCCTGCTGATCGGCGCCGCGCTCGCGGGCCGCGACGATCTGCGCGAGCCGTACGAGGAGTACGCGCGCGCCCTGCACGCGGCGTGGCGCATCCGCGGATTCCTGCGCGGCGGGCCGGGGTTCGACGGCGACGCGCAGTTCCTGCGGGACATCTTCTTCGACGCGCAGGCCCGGGAGAAGGCGGAGGAGACCATCGCCGGGCTTCTCGACCGCGCCGACGAGGTGGCGTCGAAGACCCCCGTCCCCCCGCGCTGGCGCACGGAACTGAGCGCGTTCGCCCGCAGGGTGGCGGGCTGCGAGTGA
- a CDS encoding metallophosphoesterase, translating to MAHGNLMGISDLHVAFPENRRIVEELYPDSPADWLVVAGDVGESPDDLSWVLDLLTRRYATVIWAPGNHDLWTLRDDPVSLRGDARYRRLVEICRSYGVHTPEDPYPVWSGPGGPLVVAPLFLLYDYTFRTPTAATREQALEQAYEAGVVCTDEFMLHPDPYPSREAWCRARVAATEERLAACDPELRTVLVNHFPLVRTPTRILRHPEFAQWCGTELTADWHTRFRAAAVVYGHLHIPRTTWYDGVRFEEVSVGYPRERRHRGQTGVAPRRIFPAVPGDS from the coding sequence ATGGCGCACGGAAACCTCATGGGCATCAGCGACCTCCATGTCGCATTCCCGGAGAACCGCCGGATCGTCGAGGAGCTGTATCCCGACAGCCCCGCCGACTGGCTCGTCGTCGCCGGCGACGTCGGGGAGTCCCCGGACGATCTGAGCTGGGTGCTCGATTTGCTCACCCGCCGCTATGCCACCGTCATCTGGGCACCCGGAAACCACGATCTGTGGACTCTTCGCGACGATCCTGTGTCGCTGCGTGGAGACGCCCGGTACCGGAGATTGGTCGAAATCTGCCGCTCGTACGGAGTGCACACCCCGGAGGACCCGTACCCCGTCTGGTCCGGACCGGGCGGCCCGCTGGTCGTGGCGCCCCTCTTCCTGCTGTACGACTACACCTTCCGCACCCCCACGGCCGCCACCCGGGAGCAGGCGCTGGAGCAGGCGTACGAGGCCGGCGTGGTGTGCACCGACGAGTTCATGCTGCACCCCGACCCCTACCCGTCGCGCGAGGCCTGGTGCCGGGCCCGGGTCGCCGCCACCGAAGAGCGCCTGGCCGCCTGCGACCCCGAGCTGCGCACCGTGCTGGTCAACCACTTCCCGCTGGTCCGCACCCCCACCCGCATCCTGCGCCACCCCGAGTTCGCCCAGTGGTGCGGCACCGAGCTGACGGCCGACTGGCACACCCGCTTCCGGGCCGCCGCCGTCGTGTACGGGCACCTCCACATCCCGCGCACCACGTGGTACGACGGCGTGCGCTTCGAGGAGGTCTCCGTCGGCTACCCCAGGGAGCGGCGTCACCGGGGGCAGACAGGGGTGGCGCCCCGCCGCATCTTTCCGGCCGTCCCCGGGGATAGCTGA